A genomic region of Solanum dulcamara chromosome 2, daSolDulc1.2, whole genome shotgun sequence contains the following coding sequences:
- the LOC129875597 gene encoding probable inactive poly [ADP-ribose] polymerase SRO2, translating to MDQLGDDDQVSITIENQEILLSSDSEVESRSSTLNSHFRSFMRNGLIKVEEGEEEHDLMKAGFVSGLRQLGKEIEVVAIHKNLCSTIIGQAKLQSFRIYCEAMRKKCGGNANIKYAWFGSSKDEIYKIISYGFSTITEPKSGECFGIGVHLHPANIHGVLSAVEDEDGLRHMLLCRVILGNTEVVEASSKQFQPTSPHFDSGVDNYLAPKTYIIWPSYMNSHILPNFLLTFRSPTLLSGNPSKIKKLPLKPTPRIKFSNLLSVLSKSLHPSSMVLISKYYEDFQRNKISKMVLVQKLRQVAGDTSLLKSCHEIVSKH from the exons ATGGATCAACTTGGAGATGACGATCAAGTTTCCATAACAatagaaaatcaagaaattttacTTTCTTCTGATTCTGAAGTCGAGTCTCGTAGTTCAACGTTGAATAGTCACTTCAG ATCGTTCATGAGAAATGGGCTAATCAAAGTTGAAGAAGGTGAGGAAGAGCATGATTTGATGAAGGCAGGTTTTGTTAGTGGATTGCGACAATTGGGAAAGGAAATTGAAGTTGTGGCTATACACAAAAATTTATGTTCAACTATAATAGGGCAAGCGAAATTGCAAAGTTTTCGCATTTACTGTGAAGCAATGCGGAAGAAATGCGGTGGAAATGCTAATATTAAATATGCTTGGTTTGGTTCTTCCAAAgatgaaatttataaaattatttcatatgGATTTTCTACAATTACTGAACCAAAATCTGGAGAATGTTTTGGTATTGGTGTTCATCTTCATCCTGCAAATATCCATGG GGTATTATCGGCAGTGGAAGATGAGGATGGATTAAGGCATATGTTACTTTGCCGAGTAATCTTAGGGAATACGGAAGTGGTTGAGGCTTCATCTAAACAATTTCAGCCAACTTCTCCACACTTTGATTCTGGGGTTGACAATTATTTGGCTCCTAAAACATACATTATTTGGCCTTCTTATATGAATTCTCATATTTTACCAAATTTTCTACTCACTTTCAGGTCTCCTACTTTATTATCAG gtaACCCTTCAAAAATCAAGAAGCTCCCTTTGAAGCCCACACCTCGTATAAAGTTTTCAAATTTATTGAGTGTGCTTTCCAAATCTTTACATCCTTCAAGTATGGTTTTGATCTCAAAGTACTATGAAGATTTTCAG AGAAACAAGATCTCAAAAATGGTACTCGTTCAGAAATTGAGGCAAGTAGCTGGAGATACATCACTACTTAAGAGTTGTCATGAAATTGTATCCAAACATTAA